A genomic window from Lycium barbarum isolate Lr01 chromosome 4, ASM1917538v2, whole genome shotgun sequence includes:
- the LOC132636488 gene encoding putative F-box/LRR-repeat protein At3g58880 isoform X2 encodes MAIADRVIHIPGGRVILPLLTLGGIAFLINYFYGRPKRISRSVKNLKVKSSAEVDEDYFRQLPDDVLSRILGNLTVKDAVMTSILSRRWRYSFASMPKLNIDCLAMFGVGIFDDHHGCSYYQQRFLKGVNMLLQLYSGSRVPHINMTFCFGRELSCEFEHWMRSISGLGVERLCLSFICGSVSVSFTTTTTTPLNSPDRLFRFALELLSQASLLKHLDLYHCTVQLNSEVCFRSLETLSLTAVLLASGQLEGILSSCFNLKQLTLKLCNLPYKLRFSSTVTDVTFHICGGVKEIDFQAANLRALDFHCFDNVRFIFSFVPKLENVTIHPSKAETMSYIFGDFARDLPAQVKSLAVRCGHEIKCVPIDMKMFRNIRQLSLSLFDLYDSDILNISLLLGACPLLQYLNLTAPQVEKRARNKEEVESLLYLLYVTLN; translated from the exons ATGGCGATTGCTGATCGAGTCATACACATTCCCG GAGGACGAGTTATTTTGCCATTGTTGACATTGGGAGGAATCGCTTTTTTGATAAATTATTTCTACGGGAGACCAAAAAGGATATCTCGATCAGTTAAAAATCTCAAAGTGAAATCTTCGGCAGAG GTTGATGAGGACTACTTCCGTCAGCTACCAGATGATGTTTTGTCTCGCATTCTTGGAAATTTGACAGTAAAAGATGCTGTTATGACGAGCATTTTATCTAGAAGATGGAGATATAGTTTTGCCTCTATGCCTAAACTAAATATTGATTGCCTTGCCATGTTCGGGGTTGGTATTTTTGACGATCACCATGGTTGTTCTTACTATCAACAAAGATTCTTGAAGGGAGTGAATATGTTATTACAACTTTACTCAGGTAGTAGAGTGCCTCACATTAATATGACCTTTTGCTTTGGGAGAGAGTTATCTTGTGAATTTGAGCACTGGATGCGTTCTATTTCAGGGTTAGGCGTTGAAAGATTATGCCTTTCCTTTATTTGTGGTTCTGTTTCCGTAAgtttcaccaccaccaccaccaccccccTCAACTCCCCCGATAGGTTGTTTAGATTTGCTCTTGAGCTTCTGTCTCAAGCTTCTTTATTGAAGCATTTGGATTTGTACCATTGCACTGTGCAACTAAATTCCGAAGTTTGTTTTAGGTCCCTCGAGACCCTTTCTCTGACGGCTGTTTTGTTAGCAAGTGGACAGCTAGAGGGTATTCTGTCCTCTTGTTTTAACCTTAAGCAATTAACTCTTAAACTTTGTAACCTTCCTTATAAGCTACGCTTTTCCAGTACAGTAACAGATGTTACGTTTCACATTTGTGGTGGAGTGAAAGAGATTGATTTTCAGGCTGCAAATCTTCGTGCACTTGATTTTCACTGTTTTGACAACGTAAGATTCATTTTCTCGTTTGTTCCCAAGTTGGAAAATGTAACAATTCATCCTTCTAAAGCTGAAACAATGTCATACATCTTCGGTGATTTTGCGAGAGATTTACCTGCTCAGGTTAAATCTTTAGCAGTCAGATGTGGTCATGAG ATAAAATGTGTACCAATCGATATGAAGATGTTCAGAAACATTAGGCAGTTAAGCTTGTCACTATTCGACTTGTATGACTCTGACATACTCAATATTTCCCTCCTCTTGGGTGCTTGTCCTCTTCTTCAATATCTGAATTTGACG
- the LOC132636488 gene encoding uncharacterized protein LOC132636488 isoform X3, translating to MTSILSRRWRYSFASMPKLNIDCLAMFGVGIFDDHHGCSYYQQRFLKGVNMLLQLYSGSRVPHINMTFCFGRELSCEFEHWMRSISGLGVERLCLSFICGSVSVSFTTTTTTPLNSPDRLFRFALELLSQASLLKHLDLYHCTVQLNSEVCFRSLETLSLTAVLLASGQLEGILSSCFNLKQLTLKLCNLPYKLRFSSTVTDVTFHICGGVKEIDFQAANLRALDFHCFDNVRFIFSFVPKLENVTIHPSKAETMSYIFGDFARDLPAQVKSLAVRCGHEIKCVPIDMKMFRNIRQLSLSLFDLYDSDILNISLLLGACPLLQYLNLTAPQVEKRARNKEEVESLLYLLYVTLN from the exons ATGACGAGCATTTTATCTAGAAGATGGAGATATAGTTTTGCCTCTATGCCTAAACTAAATATTGATTGCCTTGCCATGTTCGGGGTTGGTATTTTTGACGATCACCATGGTTGTTCTTACTATCAACAAAGATTCTTGAAGGGAGTGAATATGTTATTACAACTTTACTCAGGTAGTAGAGTGCCTCACATTAATATGACCTTTTGCTTTGGGAGAGAGTTATCTTGTGAATTTGAGCACTGGATGCGTTCTATTTCAGGGTTAGGCGTTGAAAGATTATGCCTTTCCTTTATTTGTGGTTCTGTTTCCGTAAgtttcaccaccaccaccaccaccccccTCAACTCCCCCGATAGGTTGTTTAGATTTGCTCTTGAGCTTCTGTCTCAAGCTTCTTTATTGAAGCATTTGGATTTGTACCATTGCACTGTGCAACTAAATTCCGAAGTTTGTTTTAGGTCCCTCGAGACCCTTTCTCTGACGGCTGTTTTGTTAGCAAGTGGACAGCTAGAGGGTATTCTGTCCTCTTGTTTTAACCTTAAGCAATTAACTCTTAAACTTTGTAACCTTCCTTATAAGCTACGCTTTTCCAGTACAGTAACAGATGTTACGTTTCACATTTGTGGTGGAGTGAAAGAGATTGATTTTCAGGCTGCAAATCTTCGTGCACTTGATTTTCACTGTTTTGACAACGTAAGATTCATTTTCTCGTTTGTTCCCAAGTTGGAAAATGTAACAATTCATCCTTCTAAAGCTGAAACAATGTCATACATCTTCGGTGATTTTGCGAGAGATTTACCTGCTCAGGTTAAATCTTTAGCAGTCAGATGTGGTCATGAG ATAAAATGTGTACCAATCGATATGAAGATGTTCAGAAACATTAGGCAGTTAAGCTTGTCACTATTCGACTTGTATGACTCTGACATACTCAATATTTCCCTCCTCTTGGGTGCTTGTCCTCTTCTTCAATATCTGAATTTGACG
- the LOC132636488 gene encoding putative F-box/LRR-repeat protein At4g15060 isoform X1, which produces MKHDPIKCCHLNKIPSHHNFCLHYTCHSQFVSWREILTQLSLILGTPATYIHFLLSQSIHTQWHIQWILLSKVPKRSFSFIEDMAIADRVIHIPGGRVILPLLTLGGIAFLINYFYGRPKRISRSVKNLKVKSSAEVDEDYFRQLPDDVLSRILGNLTVKDAVMTSILSRRWRYSFASMPKLNIDCLAMFGVGIFDDHHGCSYYQQRFLKGVNMLLQLYSGSRVPHINMTFCFGRELSCEFEHWMRSISGLGVERLCLSFICGSVSVSFTTTTTTPLNSPDRLFRFALELLSQASLLKHLDLYHCTVQLNSEVCFRSLETLSLTAVLLASGQLEGILSSCFNLKQLTLKLCNLPYKLRFSSTVTDVTFHICGGVKEIDFQAANLRALDFHCFDNVRFIFSFVPKLENVTIHPSKAETMSYIFGDFARDLPAQVKSLAVRCGHEIKCVPIDMKMFRNIRQLSLSLFDLYDSDILNISLLLGACPLLQYLNLTAPQVEKRARNKEEVESLLYLLYVTLN; this is translated from the exons atgaaacacgATCCAATCAAGTGTTGCCACCTCAACAAGATTCCCTCTCATCATAATTTTTGTCTCCATTACACATGTCACTCTCAGTTTGTTTCTTGGAGAGAAATTCTCACACAATTGTCACTCATTTTGGGCACACCAGCCACCTATATACACTTTTTACTCTCACAATCAATACATACACAATGGCACATTCAATGGATATTGCTTAGTAAAGTGCCTAAACGCAGCTTCAGTTTCATTGAAG ATATGGCGATTGCTGATCGAGTCATACACATTCCCG GAGGACGAGTTATTTTGCCATTGTTGACATTGGGAGGAATCGCTTTTTTGATAAATTATTTCTACGGGAGACCAAAAAGGATATCTCGATCAGTTAAAAATCTCAAAGTGAAATCTTCGGCAGAG GTTGATGAGGACTACTTCCGTCAGCTACCAGATGATGTTTTGTCTCGCATTCTTGGAAATTTGACAGTAAAAGATGCTGTTATGACGAGCATTTTATCTAGAAGATGGAGATATAGTTTTGCCTCTATGCCTAAACTAAATATTGATTGCCTTGCCATGTTCGGGGTTGGTATTTTTGACGATCACCATGGTTGTTCTTACTATCAACAAAGATTCTTGAAGGGAGTGAATATGTTATTACAACTTTACTCAGGTAGTAGAGTGCCTCACATTAATATGACCTTTTGCTTTGGGAGAGAGTTATCTTGTGAATTTGAGCACTGGATGCGTTCTATTTCAGGGTTAGGCGTTGAAAGATTATGCCTTTCCTTTATTTGTGGTTCTGTTTCCGTAAgtttcaccaccaccaccaccaccccccTCAACTCCCCCGATAGGTTGTTTAGATTTGCTCTTGAGCTTCTGTCTCAAGCTTCTTTATTGAAGCATTTGGATTTGTACCATTGCACTGTGCAACTAAATTCCGAAGTTTGTTTTAGGTCCCTCGAGACCCTTTCTCTGACGGCTGTTTTGTTAGCAAGTGGACAGCTAGAGGGTATTCTGTCCTCTTGTTTTAACCTTAAGCAATTAACTCTTAAACTTTGTAACCTTCCTTATAAGCTACGCTTTTCCAGTACAGTAACAGATGTTACGTTTCACATTTGTGGTGGAGTGAAAGAGATTGATTTTCAGGCTGCAAATCTTCGTGCACTTGATTTTCACTGTTTTGACAACGTAAGATTCATTTTCTCGTTTGTTCCCAAGTTGGAAAATGTAACAATTCATCCTTCTAAAGCTGAAACAATGTCATACATCTTCGGTGATTTTGCGAGAGATTTACCTGCTCAGGTTAAATCTTTAGCAGTCAGATGTGGTCATGAG ATAAAATGTGTACCAATCGATATGAAGATGTTCAGAAACATTAGGCAGTTAAGCTTGTCACTATTCGACTTGTATGACTCTGACATACTCAATATTTCCCTCCTCTTGGGTGCTTGTCCTCTTCTTCAATATCTGAATTTGACG